A window from Corythoichthys intestinalis isolate RoL2023-P3 chromosome 10, ASM3026506v1, whole genome shotgun sequence encodes these proteins:
- the LOC130923267 gene encoding DNA damage-inducible transcript 4 protein-like — MSCGHSLDGSFPPSPAEDSRGTKRLSWGSLLQTLAELKGLNHRQRNQSDIDSVADMSLSSSDSSLFCYPSEEILATELVANIEGALHGAAHLLGCSHLFIPNSLLDHVGLELVHLAVSEPCGLRGALINLCVDKGTPGSLCSIEEIAVDSAVVPTFHVTLVLRAESGGLWPKLQRLFKSSRSEQMCGTPSRHQNSLRLSSSFRAMKRKLYCSGELLIEECS; from the exons ATGTCTTGCGGTCATTCTCTGGACGGGAGCTTCCCACCTTCCCCGGCCGAGGACAGCAGGGGCACAAAGCGGTTGTCCTGGGGAAGCTTGCTGCAAACCCTCGCCGAGCTCAAGGGGCTCAATCACAGGCAGCGCAACCAAAGTGACATCG ATTCAGTCGCCGACATGTCCCTGTCCAGTTCTGACAGCAGCCTCTTCTGTTACCCTTCTGAGGAGATTCTGGCCACAGAGCTGGTAGCCAACATAGAGGGAGCCCTCCACGGAGCCGCACACCTATTGGGCTGCTCCCATCTTTTTATACCAAACTCCCTGCTGGATCACGTTGGCTTGGAGCTGGTCCACCTAGCGGTCAGTGAACCGTGTGGTCTGCGGGGAGCACTTATCAACCTGTGCGTGGACAAGGGCACACCAGGGTCCCTGTGCAGCATAGAGGAGATCGCGGTAGACTCTGCCGTGGTGCCCACCTTTCACGTCACTCTGGTACTGAGAGCAGAGTCTGGTGGACTCTGGCCCAAACTCCAAAGGCTTTTTAAAAGCAGCCGATCAGAGCAGATGTGTGGGACACCATCGAGGCATCAAAACTCTCTAAGACTGAGTTCCAGCTTCAGAGCCATGAAAAGGAAGTTGTACTGTTCAGGGGAACTGCTCATTGAAGAATGCTCCTGA